The Hordeum vulgare subsp. vulgare chromosome 7H, MorexV3_pseudomolecules_assembly, whole genome shotgun sequence DNA window CAATGCATCAGATGAAATGGGCCTTCAGTTGCTAATTGATAAATCGACTTGTTATGCAGCGGAATATGTTGTGCCTGGAATGGAATCAGATTATAGCCTAGCAAGACAACTGTGCATTATACATTTATACTGTACATAAATTTGAAACTTAAATCAAGTGATTTGTTCCGCTTTATCAGAGAAATGTATGTTTTGATATTCCTGGCCCCTGGCCAGTTATTCTCTATATGTCGTCACCAACATAGAAGCTGAAGAAAAACTGGCTGAAGGTCCCCTCAGCTATGTGATTACGCTGTCCGTAATGAAGGATAATGATGATGAGTTTTAACAATGAATAACAGCTGAAATCCTCTTTTTTTTCTGAATGCTTATGAATGCTAATCATGGAAAGTGTAGTGTATTACTGTTCCCTGATGAGAAAATTCTTCTTGCTCCCAGGAACAACAGGATCCATTTGAATTGGTTGCTGATGAACTATCGATTCTTGGAAATAGACTACGGTCCATGGTGGCTGCTGAGGTTAGTAGTGCATCCTACTCATGTCAACTCTCTGTGGCGCTAGGCTACTGGCATGGTGTGTGGATGTTTCTTTTATCTAGTGATTACCACATTGTCAAACATGCCCAATTTGCCTAAGTGAGTACTTTCAGGTCCCTAAACTAGAATCAGCTGctgaatatttttttaaagtgGGAGCTGAGGGAAAAAGATTCCGACCTACGGTAACATCTTAATCTATTTTTTTAGTCAATATTACATCATCACTTTACTCCATGATTTCTTTCTATCCTATCTATGGTACACTGAATGCATTTATTTACATTGGCAGGTTTTGTTGCTGATGGCATCAGCTCTGAAATTCCCAATACCAGAATCGACAGATATTGGAGTTTTCAGTATATTGGCAAGTAAGCTGCGCACACGGCAGCAAAACATTGCCGAGATAACTGAAATGATCCATGTTAGTATGGCGCCTGACCATCCGACCCAgtatgttttattttttatttctgaaGCTGACATCTATTACaggtcgcaagtcttctgcatgaTGATGTTCTGGATGATGCTGACACTAGGCGAGGTGTTACTTCATTGAATTGCATTATGGGCAACAAGGTACTGTATGCCACACCATTGAACATTCAGTATACTAGGTGAATCAACTGGGTCCTCACATTAAGAACTACAAATTACTTTAGTAGTTAGGACACAATGAAGAGCTTGATCTTCCAGTAAAAAATGCTGCACCACAGCAGAAAGTTTACCTGGACATCATCATTTAAGATTTTTCCGTGGAGGTACTGCAGTCAGAATCATCTTGGCATCGGTATTCATGAAACTCTTATGTGTGCAGCTTTCTGTTTTGGCTGGTGACTTTCTCCTGTCCAGAGCATGTGTGGCACTTGCAGCACTTGGGAATACCGAGgtacattatttatttatatgccaAGATAGATTGCTGTACATATCCTGTATATTGTTTTTAACGATGCGGAACTTAAAGAGGTTTTGATTTATGCTGGTCGCTAGATATGTTTGATGAGCATCAGTATCACACAAGTCTGTTTTTGTATATTATTTGTAGTTTCCACTTGGCATAATCATTATGTCCTTGACAACATGTCCTAGCTGAGGTCATGTTTCTTTATACTCCTATAAAGATGTCAATCTGTGGTCGTTGTGTGTTCACCTCCTTTTCCCTGATGTAAGCCGTTAGATTTGTTGCAAATGCCTGAGATGGTGGTCCTGTTTGTACCAAAGTAGGGTAGCCTGACTTGTTTTATCATAGCAACCTATTGGGTGGTCTTATTGTTATATCTGTTTCAATGCTGGAGTATTTAGCTAGTTAATACCAGGCTGTCTGTCATTTCTTACTTTCTTAGGGAatcatttttcttgttttctccATTCCAAGCTTATCCATCCTAATGGTTTATCATTCAAGATTATCCTGTATGGTTGCAGTTCTGACCTGCTCTCTTTCTTCCAATTCTTATATGGTACCAAACTTCCAATTGATCAACCTAACTTATGCAGGTGGTATCTCTAATGGCAACTGCAGTTGGACATCTAGTTACTGGTGAAACTATGCAAATGTCAACAAGCAGAGAGCAACGGCGAAGGTTAAATAATGCTTCTCTATCATGGCTAAATGTTCATCACATCTAATGCCTAAAACCAAGAGATGAAGAATAAAATGCTTGGACATATTTGCTTTTTTGTTTACTCTGGTTTCTCCATTTTTTATGACATTGTTTTTTGGTTCTGATATGATTCTGAAAAAATGTGCAGTATGGAGTACTACTTGCAGAAGACGTACTACAAAACAGCATCATTGATATCAAACAGTTGCAAGGCTGTTGCTATTCTTGCAGGACACACTGCTGaggtttcagtgcttgcatacgAATATGGTCGAAACCTGGTTCGTAAAACATCTCTCTTTTCTGGAACTATTTTCCCTTCTGATCTAATCCTGTAAAGCTCACACCTACTTAATTAATTCGATATCATTGCAGGGTCTAGCCTTCCAGTTGATCGACGATGTTCTTGATTTCACAGGAACCTCTGCATCACTTGGGAAGGGTTCATTATCTGATATTCGTCATGTAATAACAACCATCCTCTCATTTCTTTGGTTACATTTTATTTACAGTGCTTATCATCTGAAATAGCTGTTTGCCTCCCAGGGCTCCAGCTACTTAGATTGTTTGTCAGTAGGACAGACCTACACAAAATTTTGCTAGCTAACAATAGTGCTACATCAGCTGATCAGCATAGTGTTGCTGTAATTATGTTAGCCACTGTCTTGAACTTGTCACCCTCATGCCAGACAGATAGAATACTCTCACGTGA harbors:
- the LOC123410284 gene encoding solanesyl-diphosphate synthase 1, mitochondrial, translating into MSWRWALARRVATLVGGGGPPAAQAHRLFSSSGALLGRLPPAPPQIRNKVVGCRGAAFVNSRWLHDATQYQTRQDGSSRAEEQQDPFELVADELSILGNRLRSMVAAEVPKLESAAEYFFKVGAEGKRFRPTVLLLMASALKFPIPESTDIGVFSILASKLRTRQQNIAEITEMIHVASLLHDDVLDDADTRRGVTSLNCIMGNKLSVLAGDFLLSRACVALAALGNTEVVSLMATAVGHLVTGETMQMSTSREQRRSMEYYLQKTYYKTASLISNSCKAVAILAGHTAEVSVLAYEYGRNLGLAFQLIDDVLDFTGTSASLGKGSLSDIRHGIITAPMLYAMEEFPQLHDVVDQGFDNPANVEIALEYLQKSRGIERTKELAQEHVNLAVKAIESLPDSDDEDVLISRRALIDITQRVITRTK